One Microlunatus soli genomic window carries:
- a CDS encoding type IV secretory system conjugative DNA transfer family protein has product MTDDHQLRDHACSVDDHQERPMTIQWPEMPAFQQGFRRQIFLGWDARDGYKRCWSAPEDSVGIVGPPRYGKTSGLIIPTLLWWEGPLVCTSTRGDILGFTGDLRQRLADQYGGRIHVYDPFGSEFPQLSMHWSPLADCEDPSVCYRRVAAMTAVSGQGVSDGDHWRAGAAIILRAYFHAAALERLPMAAVRRWLAGQEVRDPVAILRLASTGAEIWADDLEAMQLIGDRERGSFYSVARNTLEATAEPKVLASCDRTDLDIDEFLATRSSLFIIGPSHQQQAIAPLMAGLVDSIAQRAAEVAAGQGGRLDPPLLLALDEIANIAPLQSLPSLVSEGGGRGIITMWASQSLAQLRSRYGEEQQSAILAATTAKLIFGGISSGDDLRDISSWAGEEKQNLTSTVIGPQGAAPSGQIGVNQSTGMQQMSMSQALIPVLPTNAIQMLPPFNAWLFWRSERPRQVEARPAGAIPQLAQLRGFTPRSPDGWSDPYARSQR; this is encoded by the coding sequence TCCGTGATCACGCCTGTTCCGTCGATGATCATCAGGAACGGCCGATGACCATCCAATGGCCGGAGATGCCAGCCTTCCAGCAGGGCTTCCGTCGCCAGATCTTCCTCGGCTGGGACGCCCGGGACGGCTACAAACGGTGCTGGAGCGCCCCGGAGGATTCGGTCGGGATCGTCGGCCCGCCCCGCTACGGCAAGACCTCCGGACTGATCATCCCGACCCTGCTGTGGTGGGAAGGTCCGTTGGTCTGCACTTCGACCCGCGGCGACATCCTCGGCTTCACCGGTGATCTTCGGCAGCGGCTCGCCGATCAGTACGGCGGCCGGATCCATGTCTACGATCCGTTCGGCAGCGAGTTCCCTCAGCTGTCCATGCACTGGTCGCCGTTGGCCGACTGCGAGGACCCCAGCGTCTGCTACCGACGGGTCGCGGCGATGACCGCCGTCTCCGGCCAGGGTGTCAGCGACGGCGATCACTGGCGGGCCGGCGCGGCGATCATTCTGCGGGCCTACTTCCACGCCGCGGCCCTTGAGCGGTTGCCGATGGCCGCGGTCCGTCGCTGGCTGGCCGGGCAGGAGGTGCGTGATCCGGTGGCGATCCTCCGGCTGGCCAGTACCGGTGCGGAGATCTGGGCCGACGACCTGGAGGCGATGCAGCTGATCGGCGACCGGGAGCGGGGCAGCTTCTACTCCGTCGCCCGGAACACCTTGGAGGCGACGGCCGAGCCGAAGGTGCTGGCCTCCTGCGACCGTACCGATCTTGATATCGACGAGTTCCTGGCAACCCGGTCGTCGCTGTTCATCATCGGGCCGTCACACCAGCAGCAGGCGATCGCCCCGTTGATGGCCGGGCTGGTCGACAGCATCGCCCAGCGGGCCGCGGAAGTCGCTGCTGGTCAGGGCGGACGGCTGGATCCGCCGCTGCTGCTGGCGTTGGACGAGATCGCCAACATCGCGCCGCTGCAGAGCCTGCCGTCGTTGGTCAGCGAGGGCGGCGGCCGCGGCATCATCACGATGTGGGCGTCGCAGAGCCTTGCTCAGCTGCGTAGCCGATACGGCGAGGAGCAGCAGTCGGCGATCCTGGCCGCGACCACCGCGAAGTTGATCTTCGGCGGCATCTCCAGCGGAGATGATCTTCGCGACATCTCGTCCTGGGCCGGCGAGGAGAAGCAGAATCTGACCAGTACGGTGATCGGTCCGCAGGGCGCAGCCCCGAGCGGGCAGATCGGGGTCAACCAGAGCACCGGGATGCAACAGATGTCAATGTCCCAGGCACTGATCCCGGTCCTACCGACGAACGCGATCCAGATGCTGCCACCGTTCAACGCCTGGCTGTTCTGGCGCAGCGAACGCCCACGGCAGGTCGAGGCCAGACCGGCCGGTGCGATCCCGCAACTGGCACAACTGCGCGGCTTCACCCCACGGTCACCCGACGGTTGGTCCGATCCGTATGCGAGGAGCCAGCGATGA